A window of Acidobacteriota bacterium contains these coding sequences:
- the recG gene encoding ATP-dependent DNA helicase RecG yields MERRTSRPGGPSNAQRSTEGLALLPGITAATARRLAAAGVRDLEGLLWRLPFRYEDRRRPSRLGAAKPGTVACFRARIAAIHPRRSFRGGVHVTEAIVQDDSGSLHAVWFNQPWLSKSLPAGTEVFLYGKVGLYSVRGGLRLQLENPEVEKAADGPDQALLSDRLVPVYRREGEVHPRTLRRIFMGLLLDKGSVEIQEILPGDLFREESLLPRADAFRTAHFPPAPGEGVPVGPPPEAHKRLAFEELLRFQWSLALVRRDRDLKPGPVIAPSPDAGDLLRRVLPFRLTGAQRRVLREVFEDLASPRPMYRLLHGDVGSGKTVVAFLAMIFAAHKGLQAAFMAPTEVLARQQYLKLEAMLDGTGLRAAFLTSGVKGKGRKEILAQVAAGNIQILVGTQSLFQEHVTYRELGLVVIDEQHRFGVLQRAHLVEKGRRPNVLVMTATPIPRSLALTLYGDLDLSVLDEMPPGRSPVVTAIREEGARRKAEAFMRKEMDAGRQVFVVFPLVEESEALDLQAASEAFKRLSTGAFRGYPSALLHGRMRPEEKESVMARVRSGEVRLLVATTVVEVGVDLPGASVMVVEHAERFGLAQLHQLRGRVGRGGQKGYCVLMVSPAAAPESIERLRVLERTQDGFEIAEADLRLRGGGDLAGVRQWGGAGFRVADPVRDHDTLVRARLWAARLSDPGRKWGTGERERYLEWLERSGVFSSGLAQIG; encoded by the coding sequence ATGGAAAGGCGGACTAGTCGGCCCGGCGGTCCTTCGAACGCCCAGCGGTCCACCGAGGGGCTCGCACTCCTGCCCGGGATCACGGCGGCCACGGCACGCCGCCTGGCCGCCGCGGGAGTGCGTGATCTGGAGGGACTCCTGTGGAGGCTTCCCTTCCGATACGAGGACCGACGTAGGCCCTCCCGCCTTGGGGCCGCCAAGCCGGGCACCGTCGCATGCTTCCGGGCGCGGATCGCGGCCATCCATCCGAGGCGTAGCTTCCGAGGCGGGGTTCACGTCACCGAGGCCATCGTTCAGGACGACTCGGGCAGTCTCCACGCGGTGTGGTTCAACCAGCCGTGGCTGTCGAAGAGCCTGCCCGCTGGAACCGAGGTGTTCCTCTACGGAAAGGTGGGACTTTACTCGGTCCGGGGAGGACTGCGGCTTCAGCTCGAAAACCCGGAGGTCGAGAAGGCCGCGGACGGTCCGGACCAGGCCCTCCTCTCAGATCGCCTGGTCCCCGTCTACCGCCGGGAAGGAGAGGTGCATCCGCGCACCCTGCGACGGATTTTCATGGGCCTGCTCCTGGACAAGGGGTCGGTGGAGATCCAGGAGATCCTCCCGGGGGACCTCTTCCGGGAGGAGTCCCTGCTTCCACGGGCCGATGCCTTCAGGACCGCCCACTTTCCCCCCGCGCCCGGGGAGGGCGTTCCCGTGGGGCCGCCGCCCGAGGCCCACAAGCGGCTGGCCTTCGAGGAACTCCTGCGATTCCAGTGGTCCCTCGCTCTGGTTCGGCGCGACCGGGACTTGAAGCCGGGACCGGTCATCGCCCCGTCGCCCGATGCGGGCGACTTGCTGCGCCGTGTTCTTCCCTTCCGCCTCACGGGGGCCCAGCGGCGGGTCCTGCGGGAGGTGTTCGAGGACCTTGCCTCGCCGCGGCCCATGTACCGGCTCCTTCACGGGGACGTGGGAAGCGGCAAGACCGTCGTCGCTTTTCTGGCCATGATCTTTGCGGCCCACAAGGGCCTGCAGGCCGCCTTCATGGCGCCCACGGAAGTCCTGGCGCGCCAGCAGTACCTCAAACTCGAGGCCATGCTCGATGGGACGGGTCTGCGGGCCGCCTTCCTCACGTCCGGCGTCAAGGGGAAAGGGCGAAAGGAGATCCTCGCCCAGGTGGCCGCGGGGAACATCCAGATCCTCGTCGGGACCCAGAGTCTCTTCCAGGAACATGTGACGTACCGAGAGCTGGGCCTCGTCGTCATCGACGAACAGCACCGATTCGGGGTGCTTCAGAGGGCCCACCTCGTGGAAAAGGGCAGACGGCCCAACGTGCTCGTCATGACGGCGACGCCTATTCCCAGGAGCCTTGCGCTGACCCTGTACGGAGACCTGGACCTCTCCGTGCTGGACGAGATGCCTCCCGGACGGTCCCCAGTGGTGACGGCCATCCGCGAAGAAGGGGCCCGGCGAAAGGCGGAAGCCTTCATGAGGAAGGAGATGGATGCGGGGCGCCAGGTGTTCGTGGTGTTCCCCTTGGTGGAGGAGTCCGAGGCTCTGGACCTGCAGGCCGCGAGCGAGGCATTCAAGCGGCTCTCCACCGGCGCGTTCCGCGGGTACCCGTCGGCCCTTCTCCACGGGCGCATGAGGCCCGAGGAGAAGGAATCCGTCATGGCGAGGGTGCGGTCCGGAGAGGTTCGGCTTCTGGTGGCCACGACGGTGGTGGAGGTGGGGGTGGATCTGCCCGGGGCCAGCGTGATGGTGGTGGAACACGCGGAACGGTTTGGACTCGCGCAGTTGCACCAGCTTCGCGGGCGGGTCGGGCGCGGAGGGCAGAAGGGCTATTGCGTGCTCATGGTTTCCCCCGCCGCCGCGCCCGAGTCCATCGAGCGGCTGAGGGTCCTGGAAAGGACTCAGGACGGGTTCGAGATCGCGGAGGCGGATCTCCGTCTTCGGGGGGGAGGGGATCTGGCGGGCGTCCGGCAGTGGGGCGGTGCGGGCTTTCGCGTGGCGGACCCGGTAAGAGATCATGATACGCTGGTGCGGGCGCGCCTCTGGGCGGCGCGACTCTCGGATCCCGGCCGAAAATGGGGGACCGGTGAAAGGGAGAGGTACCTGGAGTGGCTGGAACGGTCGGGCGTCTTTTCGAGCGGCTTGGCTCAGATCGGTTGA
- a CDS encoding long-chain fatty acid--CoA ligase — MAEIKTLCDLYFNTIETLQRPDHLMRKRKGLWEVVSTKEIAETVEAFSCGLMALGVKPGDKVVLISEDRPKWLLTDYAVLTAGAADVPIYPTLNAQETAYIANNSDAEVAVVSNQDQANKLLSQKENLKRLKNIVIFDPPSEGLGDLLPWDQVIAWGKDYAAKNPGIHRRVAAQVKPEDLATLIYTSGTTGVPKGVMLTHYNFVENCRAGMDYLYIDQNDKALVFLPLCHSFERMIDYCYFWKGVSIAYAESIEKVADNLGEVQPTIMAAVPRLYEKVYARLMDQAAQSSALKKALIHWSIRTVSEWADAFKAGGGKVPAGLSFRRALADKIVPKKLRARVGGRVRFFVSGGAPLPRHLASFFYGCGIPIAEGYGLTETTPVVTVNEVDQHGNDRIRFGSPGRPLKNVEVKIAEDGELWVRGPSIMKGYYKMEKETAEVLTPDGWFATGDIATMDEDGYLYITDRKKEIIVTSGGKNVAPQPIENELKRNKYVSQAVLIGDRRPFITALIVPNWDNVIDYAKSKGVNKIDPRDLCREAVVAHLFENVLERVNANLSRFEQVKKCRLLPKELTAEEGELTPTMKVKRRVINQKFGHLIEEMYASNGNGKAD, encoded by the coding sequence ATGGCCGAAATCAAGACCCTTTGCGACCTCTATTTCAACACCATCGAAACGCTTCAAAGGCCGGATCATTTGATGAGAAAGCGAAAAGGCCTCTGGGAGGTCGTTTCCACGAAGGAGATCGCCGAGACGGTGGAGGCCTTTTCGTGCGGCCTCATGGCATTGGGGGTCAAGCCGGGCGACAAGGTGGTCCTGATCTCGGAGGATCGTCCCAAGTGGCTGCTCACGGACTACGCGGTGCTCACGGCAGGGGCGGCCGACGTGCCCATCTATCCGACCTTGAACGCCCAGGAAACCGCGTACATCGCCAACAACAGCGACGCGGAGGTCGCGGTCGTCTCCAACCAGGACCAGGCGAACAAGCTCCTCTCCCAGAAGGAAAACCTCAAACGGCTGAAGAACATTGTGATTTTCGACCCGCCTTCGGAGGGCCTGGGGGACCTTCTACCCTGGGACCAGGTCATCGCGTGGGGGAAGGATTACGCCGCCAAGAACCCGGGCATCCACCGCCGGGTGGCGGCCCAGGTCAAGCCGGAGGACCTCGCGACCCTGATCTACACTTCGGGGACGACCGGGGTCCCGAAGGGGGTCATGCTCACCCATTACAACTTCGTGGAAAACTGTCGGGCGGGCATGGACTACCTGTACATCGACCAGAACGACAAGGCCCTGGTGTTTCTCCCCCTCTGCCACTCCTTCGAACGCATGATCGACTACTGCTACTTTTGGAAGGGCGTTTCCATCGCCTACGCCGAGAGCATCGAGAAAGTGGCCGACAATTTGGGCGAGGTTCAGCCGACCATCATGGCCGCCGTCCCGCGCCTTTACGAGAAGGTATACGCCCGCCTCATGGACCAGGCCGCCCAGAGTTCCGCCCTCAAGAAGGCCCTGATCCACTGGAGCATCCGGACGGTCAGCGAATGGGCCGATGCCTTCAAGGCGGGCGGTGGGAAGGTGCCGGCCGGGCTTTCGTTCCGAAGGGCCCTGGCGGATAAGATCGTCCCGAAGAAGCTTCGGGCAAGGGTCGGCGGGCGGGTCCGCTTCTTTGTCTCGGGCGGGGCCCCCCTGCCGCGGCACCTGGCCTCCTTCTTCTACGGATGCGGGATTCCCATCGCCGAGGGCTACGGGCTCACGGAGACGACGCCCGTGGTCACGGTGAACGAGGTGGATCAGCACGGAAACGACCGCATTCGTTTCGGGTCCCCGGGCAGGCCCTTGAAGAACGTGGAGGTCAAGATCGCCGAGGACGGCGAGCTCTGGGTCCGCGGACCGAGCATCATGAAGGGCTACTACAAGATGGAAAAGGAGACGGCCGAGGTCCTGACTCCGGACGGCTGGTTCGCCACGGGGGACATCGCCACCATGGACGAGGACGGGTACCTCTACATCACGGACCGCAAGAAGGAGATCATCGTCACCTCGGGCGGCAAGAACGTGGCTCCCCAGCCCATCGAGAACGAGCTGAAGCGCAACAAGTACGTCTCCCAGGCCGTCCTCATCGGAGACCGACGCCCGTTCATCACGGCCCTCATCGTTCCCAACTGGGACAACGTGATCGACTACGCCAAGAGCAAGGGCGTGAACAAGATCGACCCGCGGGACCTGTGCAGGGAGGCCGTCGTCGCCCACCTCTTCGAAAACGTCCTCGAGAGGGTGAACGCGAACTTGAGCCGCTTCGAGCAGGTCAAGAAGTGCCGCCTTCTGCCCAAGGAACTGACCGCCGAGGAGGGCGAGCTGACCCCCACCATGAAGGTGAAGCGGCGCGTCATCAACCAGAAGTTCGGCCACCTGATCGAAGAGATGTACGCCTCCAACGGCAATGGAAAGGCGGACTAG